Proteins encoded by one window of Cyanobium sp. NS01:
- a CDS encoding GlsB/YeaQ/YmgE family stress response membrane protein: MNVLWFLLVGVIAGWLAGVLVKGGGFGLIGDLVVGIIGALIGGLLFSGLSGAVGGGVLGSIVVATLGAMILLVVLRVIRRA, encoded by the coding sequence ATGAACGTTCTCTGGTTTCTGCTGGTGGGGGTCATTGCCGGTTGGCTCGCTGGTGTCCTGGTCAAAGGCGGTGGCTTCGGCCTGATCGGTGACCTGGTTGTCGGCATCATCGGGGCCCTGATCGGTGGCCTGCTCTTCAGCGGTCTGAGTGGTGCCGTCGGAGGGGGTGTGCTGGGGAGCATCGTGGTGGCCACGCTCGGCGCCATGATCCTTCTGGTGGTGCTGCGGGTGATCAGGCGCGCCTGA
- a CDS encoding oxidoreductase, protein MTTPAPKLRFATVWLAGCSGCHMSFLDLDEWLFELAAHVDVVYSPVASDAKTYPDNVDVCLVEGAVANADNLELALQLRQRTRMVVSFGDCAVTGNVPALRNLWSDVDGGSRQSVLDRGYLELADTGAQHPHAPGIVPELLERVLPLHEVIPVDLYLPGCPPSAQRIRAAIEPLLRGEMPPMQGRAMLQFG, encoded by the coding sequence ATGACCACCCCTGCCCCGAAACTGCGCTTCGCCACGGTGTGGCTGGCCGGCTGCAGCGGCTGCCACATGTCGTTCCTCGATCTCGACGAGTGGCTGTTCGAGCTGGCGGCCCACGTGGATGTGGTGTATTCACCGGTGGCCAGCGACGCCAAGACCTATCCCGACAACGTGGATGTGTGCCTGGTGGAGGGAGCCGTGGCCAATGCCGACAACCTTGAGCTGGCCCTGCAGCTGCGCCAGCGCACCCGGATGGTGGTGTCCTTCGGCGACTGCGCCGTGACCGGCAACGTGCCGGCCCTGCGCAACCTCTGGAGCGACGTGGACGGCGGCAGCCGCCAGAGCGTGCTGGATCGCGGCTACCTGGAGCTGGCCGACACGGGCGCCCAGCACCCCCATGCCCCCGGCATCGTGCCGGAGCTGCTGGAGCGGGTGCTGCCGCTGCATGAGGTGATCCCGGTGGACCTCTACTTGCCGGGTTGCCCGCCGTCGGCGCAGCGCATCCGCGCCGCCATCGAACCGCTGCTGCGGGGCGAGATGCCGCCGATGCAAGGCAGGGCGATGCTGCAGTTCGGCTAG
- a CDS encoding DUF2282 domain-containing protein, with amino-acid sequence MNTPQAPHAAVSTAISGLLALGLVAATGGEALAGKAGMEKCAGIAKAGMNDCGTSKHSCAGEAKVSGDPEEWVYVPTGTCKKIVGGTLKKS; translated from the coding sequence ATGAACACTCCTCAGGCGCCCCATGCCGCGGTCAGCACCGCCATCTCCGGCCTTCTGGCCCTTGGACTGGTGGCCGCCACGGGCGGCGAAGCCCTGGCCGGCAAGGCGGGCATGGAAAAGTGCGCCGGCATCGCCAAGGCCGGCATGAACGACTGCGGCACCAGCAAGCACTCCTGCGCCGGCGAGGCCAAGGTGTCCGGCGATCCGGAAGAATGGGTCTACGTTCCCACAGGCACCTGCAAGAAGATCGTGGGGGGAACGCTGAAGAAGTCCTGA
- a CDS encoding hydrogenase maturation protease codes for MIGIGNSLRGDDGVGALLAEQVGGRSVHQLTPELAADLAPLQRVLFIDAWLAPQQPGPLPQPRLDPLPAVSPGVGSGTSHHLDPAQLLAITTALYGRAPSAFWLRIPAHSFSHGREFSPGLQASLPAARRLLRCWLVKA; via the coding sequence GTGATCGGCATCGGCAACTCCCTGCGCGGCGACGACGGCGTCGGCGCCCTGCTGGCCGAGCAGGTGGGTGGGCGCAGCGTGCACCAGCTCACGCCGGAGCTGGCCGCCGATCTGGCGCCGCTGCAGAGGGTGCTGTTCATCGATGCCTGGCTGGCTCCACAGCAGCCCGGCCCCCTGCCCCAGCCCCGGCTCGACCCGCTGCCTGCCGTATCGCCCGGCGTTGGCAGCGGCACCAGCCATCACCTCGATCCCGCCCAGTTGCTGGCGATCACCACAGCTCTCTATGGCCGTGCCCCCAGCGCTTTCTGGCTGCGCATCCCCGCCCACAGCTTCAGCCATGGCAGGGAGTTCTCCCCCGGGCTCCAGGCCTCCCTGCCGGCGGCACGCCGCCTGCTGCGCTGCTGGCTGGTGAAAGCCTGA
- a CDS encoding DUF3955 domain-containing protein codes for MKRPLIRLALLLLTGAVVCAAAYRLIGARVEADGTLREAFALIPIGYLLGGAGIGTGIAGLLWRKPAKRR; via the coding sequence ATGAAACGCCCGCTCATCCGCCTCGCGCTGCTGCTGCTCACCGGCGCGGTGGTCTGCGCCGCGGCCTACCGACTGATCGGGGCGCGGGTAGAGGCCGATGGCACGCTCAGGGAGGCTTTCGCCCTGATTCCAATCGGCTATCTCCTGGGCGGAGCCGGTATTGGGACCGGAATCGCCGGCCTGTTGTGGAGGAAGCCAGCCAAGCGCCGGTAA
- a CDS encoding NuoF family protein: MADPVQLRCCGASGCRAAGSEVLRQALEQAAPAGVGVKSVGCLRLCGRGPLVAIDRPGESSGPDAGPPGDSLLFGELRPSEAEALVALALGEGGGALADRQLDLRQPFFALQHPVVLESCGLIDPTNLDDALAHGAYGQLRRVLQECSPEQVREQVKRSGLRGRGGAGYPTGLKWDTVALQPPGPRLVVCNADEGDPGAFMDRSVLEGDPHRLIEGLAIAAFAVGAEQGFVYVRAEYPLAIERLRLALEQARRHGLLGAPIDGSGFQLQLELRVGAGAYVCGEETALLASIQGERGTPRPRPPFPAEVGLCGAPTLINNVETLAAIPAILRRGGDWYAAIGTEGSKGTKVFSLSGAVLNPGLVEVPMGTSLRTVVQTIGGGVPGGTGAHGGVKAVQTGGPSGGCIPAPLLDTPVDYERLRELGSMLGSGGLVVMGETTSMPALARYFMGFNVNESCGKCLPCRAGTVQLAQLLDRFVARRATLADLERLEELCHMVGATSLCGLGKAAPNPVLSTLRYFRHEYLAACLLEVTP; this comes from the coding sequence ATGGCGGACCCGGTCCAGCTGCGTTGCTGCGGCGCCAGTGGCTGCCGCGCCGCCGGCAGCGAGGTCCTGCGGCAGGCCCTCGAGCAGGCGGCCCCCGCTGGCGTGGGCGTCAAGAGCGTGGGCTGCCTGCGCCTCTGCGGCCGCGGCCCCCTGGTGGCCATCGATCGGCCAGGGGAGAGCTCTGGCCCTGATGCTGGCCCTCCCGGCGACTCCCTGCTGTTCGGGGAGCTCCGGCCCAGCGAGGCCGAAGCGCTTGTGGCCTTGGCCCTGGGCGAAGGGGGCGGCGCCCTGGCGGACCGGCAGCTCGACCTGCGCCAGCCGTTCTTTGCCCTGCAACACCCCGTGGTGCTGGAGAGCTGCGGGCTGATCGATCCCACCAACTTGGATGACGCCCTGGCCCATGGGGCCTACGGCCAGCTGCGGCGCGTGCTGCAGGAGTGCAGCCCCGAGCAGGTGCGCGAGCAGGTGAAGCGCAGCGGCCTGCGGGGCCGGGGTGGCGCCGGCTATCCCACGGGCCTGAAGTGGGACACCGTGGCCCTGCAGCCTCCCGGCCCGCGCCTGGTGGTGTGCAACGCCGACGAGGGCGACCCCGGCGCCTTCATGGACCGCAGCGTGCTGGAGGGCGACCCGCACCGGTTGATTGAGGGCCTGGCGATCGCCGCGTTTGCGGTGGGCGCCGAACAGGGCTTTGTGTATGTGCGGGCCGAGTATCCGCTGGCGATCGAACGGCTGCGGCTGGCCCTGGAGCAGGCACGCCGCCACGGACTGCTGGGGGCCCCGATCGATGGCAGTGGCTTTCAGCTGCAGCTGGAGCTGCGGGTGGGGGCCGGTGCCTACGTGTGCGGCGAGGAAACGGCGCTGCTGGCCTCGATCCAGGGGGAGCGCGGCACGCCGCGGCCGCGGCCGCCCTTCCCAGCCGAGGTGGGCCTCTGCGGGGCCCCCACCCTGATCAACAACGTGGAGACCCTGGCCGCGATCCCTGCGATCCTGCGCCGCGGCGGCGACTGGTATGCCGCCATCGGCACCGAGGGCAGCAAGGGCACCAAGGTGTTCTCCCTCTCGGGGGCGGTGCTGAACCCGGGCCTGGTGGAGGTGCCGATGGGCACCAGCCTGCGCACGGTGGTGCAGACCATCGGCGGCGGTGTGCCCGGCGGCACCGGAGCCCATGGCGGCGTGAAGGCCGTGCAGACCGGCGGCCCCTCGGGCGGCTGCATCCCGGCCCCTCTGCTCGACACGCCGGTGGACTACGAGCGCCTGCGGGAACTGGGTTCGATGCTGGGTTCAGGCGGCCTGGTGGTGATGGGCGAAACCACCTCGATGCCGGCGCTGGCCCGCTATTTCATGGGCTTCAACGTGAACGAGAGCTGCGGCAAATGCCTGCCCTGCCGCGCCGGCACCGTGCAGCTGGCCCAGCTGCTGGATCGCTTCGTGGCGCGGCGGGCGACCCTGGCCGACCTCGAGCGCCTGGAGGAGCTCTGCCACATGGTGGGCGCCACCAGCCTCTGCGGCCTGGGCAAGGCGGCGCCCAACCCGGTGCTCAGCACCCTGCGCTACTTCCGGCACGAGTACCTGGCGGCCTGCCTGCTGGAGGTGACCCCATGA
- a CDS encoding Ni/Fe hydrogenase subunit alpha, with protein sequence MTRTITIDPVTRIEGHAKITLHLDEAGCLADARFHVVEYRGFETFCEGRPFTDMAGITARICGICPVSHLLAAAKTGDKLLAVQPPPAARQLRRLLNLAQICQSHALSFFHLSSPDFLLGWESDPARRNVFGLMAADPDLARAGIRLRQFGQQVLELLGGRRIHSAWAVPGGVRTPLSAEARQWILERLPEAKATVATALELYKSLLDGPLQREQRSFGDFPSLFMGLVGPGGRWECIDGLIRFTGSDGRIVADGLSEDDYASFLGEAVESWSYLKFPYYKPLGYPEGIYRVGPLARLNVCDSIGTPWADAELAEFRQRSGTEESGGRIVTSSFAYHHARLVEIVACLEGIEQLVADDSLMGGRIRARADLNANEAVGVSEAPRGTLFHHYRVDDNGLITRVNLIIATGQNNLAMNRTVAQIAREFIPEPVAAGAEIPEPLLNRVEAGIRCFDPCLSCSTHAAGQMPLRIELRDAAGGLVAERVRN encoded by the coding sequence ATGACCCGCACGATCACGATCGATCCGGTGACCCGCATCGAGGGGCACGCCAAGATCACCCTGCATCTCGATGAGGCGGGCTGCCTGGCCGATGCCCGCTTCCACGTGGTGGAGTATCGCGGCTTCGAAACCTTCTGCGAGGGCAGGCCGTTCACCGACATGGCCGGGATCACGGCCCGCATCTGCGGCATCTGCCCGGTGAGCCACCTGCTGGCGGCGGCGAAAACGGGCGACAAGCTGCTGGCGGTGCAGCCGCCGCCGGCGGCGCGCCAGCTGCGGCGGCTGCTCAACCTGGCCCAGATCTGCCAGAGCCATGCGCTCTCGTTCTTTCATCTGAGCAGTCCTGATTTCCTGCTGGGCTGGGAGAGCGATCCGGCGCGGCGCAATGTGTTCGGCCTGATGGCGGCCGATCCCGATCTGGCCCGCGCCGGCATCCGGTTGCGCCAGTTCGGCCAGCAGGTGCTGGAGCTGCTGGGGGGCCGCAGGATTCATTCGGCCTGGGCCGTTCCCGGCGGCGTGCGCACGCCCCTGAGCGCCGAGGCCAGGCAGTGGATCCTGGAACGCCTGCCGGAGGCGAAGGCCACCGTGGCCACGGCCCTGGAGCTCTACAAATCACTGCTGGATGGGCCGCTGCAGCGGGAGCAGCGCAGCTTCGGCGATTTTCCTTCGCTGTTCATGGGCCTGGTGGGGCCGGGCGGCCGCTGGGAGTGCATCGACGGCCTGATCCGCTTCACCGGCAGCGACGGCCGGATCGTGGCCGATGGCCTCAGCGAAGACGACTACGCCAGCTTCCTGGGCGAGGCCGTGGAGAGCTGGAGTTACCTGAAATTCCCCTACTACAAGCCACTGGGCTATCCCGAGGGCATCTACCGCGTGGGGCCGCTGGCGCGGCTGAATGTGTGCGACTCGATCGGCACCCCCTGGGCCGACGCCGAACTGGCCGAGTTCCGGCAGCGCAGCGGCACTGAGGAGAGCGGCGGCCGCATCGTGACCTCCTCGTTTGCCTATCACCACGCCCGGCTGGTGGAGATCGTGGCCTGCCTGGAGGGGATCGAGCAGCTGGTGGCCGACGACAGCCTGATGGGCGGCCGCATCCGTGCTCGCGCCGACCTCAACGCCAACGAGGCGGTGGGCGTGAGCGAGGCACCGCGCGGCACCCTGTTTCACCACTACCGGGTGGATGACAACGGCCTGATCACCCGGGTGAACCTGATCATCGCCACGGGCCAGAACAACCTGGCCATGAACCGCACCGTGGCCCAGATTGCCCGGGAGTTCATCCCCGAGCCGGTGGCCGCCGGCGCCGAGATCCCCGAGCCTCTGCTGAACCGGGTGGAGGCGGGCATCCGCTGTTTTGATCCCTGTCTCTCCTGCAGCACCCACGCGGCGGGACAGATGCCATTGCGGATCGAGCTGCGGGATGCGGCAGGAGGCCTGGTGGCGGAGCGGGTGAGGAATTGA
- the gluQRS gene encoding tRNA glutamyl-Q(34) synthetase GluQRS, giving the protein MRPLPRHVEALIAAGLRRRDQGYRGRFAPSPSGPLHRGNLRTALLSWLEARLAGGEWLLRIDDLDTPRNRAGAEAAILADLTWLGLSWDGPLWRQSERRGLYSSVLSALRRDGRLYPCRCSRRLLADVSAPHGDWAVYPGFCRQSQVGWGAVAGRWPSWRLRLSAGPIAWREAAALVPVSAAGLLDGASQVGDVVLRRADGFITYHLATAVDELTLGIGTVVRGEDLWSSTAAQVAVMRELGAPPPFYAHVPLWREESTGQRLSKRSGAEGLEGLRARGLDAAGVVGLLAASAALVPPGSRLSAAELLQHLATRATTAQERTS; this is encoded by the coding sequence CTGAGGCCGCTTCCCCGCCACGTCGAGGCCCTGATCGCTGCCGGCCTGCGCCGGCGGGATCAGGGCTATCGCGGTCGCTTTGCCCCCTCCCCCAGCGGCCCTCTGCACCGCGGCAACCTGCGCACGGCGCTGCTGAGCTGGCTGGAAGCACGCCTCGCCGGCGGCGAATGGCTGCTGCGCATCGATGACCTCGACACGCCCCGCAACCGGGCCGGCGCCGAGGCCGCCATCCTGGCGGACCTCACCTGGCTGGGCCTGAGCTGGGATGGGCCGCTCTGGCGCCAGAGCGAGCGCCGCGGCCTCTATTCCAGTGTGCTCTCGGCGCTCCGCCGCGACGGCCGGCTCTACCCCTGCCGCTGCAGCCGCAGGCTCCTGGCCGATGTGTCGGCCCCCCACGGCGACTGGGCCGTGTACCCGGGCTTCTGCCGCCAGAGCCAAGTGGGCTGGGGGGCCGTGGCGGGGCGATGGCCCAGTTGGCGGCTGCGGCTCTCCGCTGGTCCAATCGCCTGGCGGGAGGCTGCGGCCCTGGTGCCGGTGTCAGCTGCGGGCCTGCTGGATGGAGCCAGCCAGGTGGGCGATGTGGTGCTGCGCCGGGCGGACGGCTTCATCACCTATCACCTGGCCACGGCGGTGGATGAGCTCACTCTCGGCATCGGGACGGTGGTGCGCGGCGAAGACCTGTGGAGCTCCACCGCCGCCCAGGTGGCCGTGATGCGCGAACTGGGCGCCCCACCTCCCTTCTATGCCCATGTCCCCCTCTGGCGCGAGGAGAGCACGGGCCAGCGGCTGAGCAAACGCAGCGGAGCCGAGGGGCTGGAAGGCCTGCGGGCCAGGGGGTTGGATGCGGCAGGCGTGGTGGGGCTGCTGGCTGCCAGCGCCGCTCTGGTGCCGCCGGGATCGCGGCTGAGCGCCGCGGAGCTCCTGCAGCATCTGGCCACGAGGGCGACAACCGCTCAGGAGCGCACTTCTTAA
- a CDS encoding NAD(P)H-dependent oxidoreductase subunit E has product MAATLLPPSPAEGTPPAPDARISRIVRRHGARPGELIEVLHRVQELLGWLPPQALAQVARELQLPQARVYGVASFYHLFRLRAPTAHRCCVCLGTACFVKGGAVLAAQLERRLALRLDDPAGNGAWSLETVSCLGACSQAPVLVVDGGLEAKLPLDQPERLEQRLAGLLPEALAAPTQAGS; this is encoded by the coding sequence ATGGCAGCGACGCTTCTCCCGCCCAGCCCAGCCGAAGGCACCCCACCGGCCCCCGACGCGCGCATCAGCCGCATCGTGCGGCGCCATGGCGCCAGGCCCGGCGAGCTGATCGAGGTGCTGCACCGGGTGCAGGAGCTGCTGGGCTGGTTGCCGCCCCAGGCCCTGGCCCAGGTGGCCCGGGAGCTGCAGCTGCCCCAGGCCCGCGTCTACGGGGTGGCCAGCTTCTACCACCTGTTCCGCCTCAGGGCCCCCACCGCCCACCGCTGTTGCGTGTGCCTGGGCACCGCCTGCTTCGTGAAGGGCGGAGCGGTGCTGGCGGCACAGCTGGAGCGGCGGTTGGCGCTGCGGCTCGATGATCCCGCCGGCAACGGCGCCTGGAGCCTGGAGACCGTGAGCTGCCTGGGGGCCTGCAGCCAGGCGCCGGTGCTGGTGGTGGACGGCGGGCTGGAGGCGAAGCTGCCGCTGGATCAACCCGAGCGGCTTGAGCAACGGCTGGCGGGCCTGCTCCCGGAGGCCCTCGCTGCCCCCACACAGGCAGGAAGCTGA
- a CDS encoding lysozyme inhibitor LprI family protein, producing the protein MRTCLHLLLAASLVPLLLPLPAPAAEVCTPSESTVAETRCVMEALQAKDRELEKALVRVASEARQVPSETFQTLWRDNLTGFYKTSADPNEQARAFRAERRKVCAYAKSVSFQGTGYGIFTTRCELALTQTLLEQLRP; encoded by the coding sequence ATGCGCACCTGTCTCCACCTGCTGCTGGCTGCCTCCCTGGTGCCGCTGCTGCTGCCGCTGCCGGCACCAGCAGCGGAGGTCTGCACCCCATCAGAAAGCACCGTGGCCGAAACCCGCTGCGTGATGGAAGCCCTCCAAGCCAAGGATCGGGAGCTGGAGAAGGCCCTGGTGCGGGTGGCCAGCGAGGCCAGGCAAGTGCCGAGCGAAACCTTCCAGACGCTCTGGCGCGACAACCTCACCGGCTTCTACAAGACGAGTGCCGACCCAAACGAGCAGGCGCGTGCTTTCCGAGCCGAACGCCGCAAGGTGTGCGCCTACGCCAAGTCGGTGAGCTTCCAGGGGACGGGCTACGGCATCTTCACGACGCGCTGTGAGCTGGCGCTCACCCAGACCCTGCTGGAGCAGCTGCGGCCATGA
- a CDS encoding RimK family alpha-L-glutamate ligase, with amino-acid sequence MTRSACRHLEQVLTASKHKHAVAIEAAYRIILAIATGQGIEIARTPRILIVSIKDDLHALWVTEQVRRRGADCALVESNNMIKAGGLSWSPGSVRSWLICRDGERIDPATYDLIWWRRSAYPQLPAQGVEGAEEQQLATSEWRHALLGVLLTGFRGVWVNNPNVIPRAENKLLQLDVAEKVGLNVPDTLVSQDPETVARFVGRNGNAIVKPIYGSARQTIEVMGVESDNLPPAASIRLAPAIWQVRVPVVSHLRVHVFGERTIAAEMTADHLDWRFTQPSRPQNVTLAEDLDRKLRAFCGELGLEMAIFDLVRDSKGCTLFLEANQQGQFLFIEGRSGIPLTEAFTAFLMDRALND; translated from the coding sequence GTGACTCGGTCGGCCTGCCGCCACTTAGAGCAGGTACTGACGGCGTCGAAACACAAACACGCTGTAGCGATCGAGGCGGCCTACAGAATTATCCTTGCGATTGCGACTGGACAGGGGATTGAGATAGCACGCACACCACGAATCCTTATTGTCTCAATCAAGGACGATCTACACGCGCTTTGGGTGACAGAGCAAGTCCGTCGCCGTGGCGCTGATTGTGCGCTGGTCGAAAGTAATAACATGATCAAAGCTGGCGGCCTTTCATGGTCGCCAGGATCTGTTAGATCGTGGCTTATATGCCGGGACGGCGAACGAATTGATCCGGCGACATATGACCTGATTTGGTGGCGTCGCTCGGCCTACCCACAGTTACCAGCACAAGGTGTGGAAGGGGCCGAGGAACAACAGCTTGCAACTTCCGAATGGCGTCACGCTTTACTAGGGGTCTTGTTGACGGGATTTCGTGGGGTGTGGGTCAATAACCCTAACGTGATCCCTCGCGCAGAAAACAAGCTACTACAACTCGACGTTGCGGAGAAGGTCGGCCTCAATGTCCCGGACACCCTGGTCAGCCAAGACCCCGAAACGGTTGCACGCTTCGTTGGCAGGAATGGCAATGCCATCGTCAAACCGATCTACGGCTCGGCCCGCCAGACGATCGAAGTGATGGGAGTTGAGAGTGACAACCTGCCCCCTGCGGCCAGCATCCGCCTCGCACCGGCGATCTGGCAGGTACGGGTTCCGGTGGTCTCTCATCTTCGGGTGCATGTCTTTGGTGAGCGAACGATCGCAGCAGAAATGACTGCCGACCACCTGGACTGGCGCTTCACGCAACCGTCACGTCCACAGAATGTGACCCTGGCGGAAGATCTCGATCGAAAGCTGCGAGCGTTCTGCGGCGAGTTAGGACTCGAAATGGCTATATTCGATCTTGTGCGGGATAGCAAAGGATGCACCTTGTTTCTTGAAGCCAACCAGCAAGGGCAATTCCTGTTCATCGAAGGCCGTAGCGGAATTCCCCTGACAGAGGCGTTCACGGCATTCCTGATGGACAGGGCATTAAACGATTAA
- a CDS encoding TIR domain-containing protein, with amino-acid sequence MTKRKPHSLESLSDRGRRLLHDSHDPTGTHSEFESWDHDVAKWLDTEFPDRGFSAQWSSISTSPLVLGGYYNDDPGSWAAFRTAVQRRLKFLSEVMQTKSHPPPTRTSATDTRRVFLVHGHDEAAREKVARFLEKLEFTPIILHEQPNMGRTIIEKFADYSDVAYAVVLLTADDIGGTKGTNTNQLAARARPNVLFELGYFIGKLGRDRVCALHETGVEILSDYSGVLYVTLDVTNAWRLHLAREMKAAGLPVDMNKAI; translated from the coding sequence ATGACCAAGAGAAAACCACATTCGCTTGAATCACTATCTGATCGGGGCAGGCGGCTGCTGCACGATTCGCATGATCCCACCGGAACACACAGTGAGTTTGAGAGCTGGGACCACGATGTTGCCAAATGGCTGGACACGGAATTTCCTGACAGAGGGTTCTCCGCTCAATGGTCATCCATCTCCACTTCGCCGCTCGTGTTGGGCGGTTACTACAACGATGACCCAGGGTCATGGGCTGCCTTTCGAACTGCTGTGCAACGCCGCTTAAAATTTCTCAGCGAGGTAATGCAAACGAAGTCGCATCCGCCACCGACACGCACTAGTGCTACAGACACCAGACGGGTATTCTTGGTACACGGGCATGATGAGGCGGCTCGCGAAAAGGTCGCTCGATTTCTCGAAAAACTGGAGTTTACACCCATCATTCTCCACGAGCAACCAAACATGGGGCGGACGATTATCGAGAAATTCGCCGACTATTCCGACGTTGCTTATGCCGTCGTATTGCTAACGGCTGATGATATTGGCGGTACGAAAGGCACAAACACAAATCAACTTGCAGCAAGAGCAAGGCCCAATGTGCTTTTTGAACTTGGCTACTTCATTGGCAAACTGGGTCGTGATCGCGTCTGCGCCCTCCATGAAACAGGTGTCGAGATCTTGTCAGATTACAGTGGCGTGCTTTACGTGACATTGGATGTGACGAATGCTTGGCGCCTACATCTGGCAAGAGAAATGAAAGCCGCGGGGCTTCCCGTAGACATGAACAAAGCGATTTGA
- a CDS encoding lysozyme inhibitor LprI family protein, with translation MKAVSFVATSVLGALPAGAIPPPPDSFDGETIHCHPAGSAATVLICRDAELTALDGELRAAFRRLQNDASFTEAQREALVEDQRRWVESMDQCWRAQERMRDCVKRSQRRRLQHLQTWEAVSPVKP, from the coding sequence ATGAAGGCAGTTTCGTTCGTAGCCACCTCTGTGCTGGGTGCGCTCCCGGCAGGAGCGATCCCGCCACCACCCGACTCATTCGATGGAGAAACGATCCACTGCCACCCCGCAGGCAGCGCCGCCACCGTGCTGATCTGCAGGGACGCCGAACTCACCGCCCTCGACGGCGAGCTGCGCGCCGCCTTCCGCCGCCTGCAGAACGATGCCTCCTTCACGGAAGCCCAGCGCGAGGCTCTGGTGGAGGACCAGCGGCGCTGGGTGGAGAGCATGGATCAGTGCTGGAGAGCCCAGGAGAGGATGCGGGACTGCGTCAAGCGCAGCCAGAGGCGGCGGCTACAGCACCTGCAGACCTGGGAAGCAGTATCCCCAGTGAAGCCCTAA
- a CDS encoding DUF1651 domain-containing protein, with product MHRGSASRCEAAVFIDLGEPIPGQSALLKPRVGLPRKQAIEQWQKLLDAGWFSIGVQFTGLMDWD from the coding sequence ATCCACCGTGGCTCTGCATCACGCTGCGAGGCTGCTGTCTTCATCGATCTGGGAGAGCCGATCCCTGGTCAGTCAGCTCTTCTAAAGCCGCGAGTGGGGCTTCCCCGTAAGCAGGCGATCGAGCAGTGGCAGAAGCTCCTCGATGCGGGCTGGTTCAGCATTGGGGTCCAGTTCACAGGGCTCATGGATTGGGACTGA
- the hoxU gene encoding bidirectional hydrogenase complex protein HoxU produces MSVLTLTVDGLEVAVPDGASLLEAVRAAGAELPTLCHLEGLTPVGACRLCLVELEDGGRLLPACTTAAAEGMAVRTDTAQLRGYRRMAVELFFAEGNHVCAFCVASGSCELQALAVAVGMDHSRFPYQYPPRRVDASHPRFVIDHHRCILCTRCVRVCDEVEGAHVWDVAQRGAQCSIIAGFDQPWGEVEACTSCGKCVDVCPTGAIFHKDDTTTEKQVHPPRPQLLRRAREQQLGRHPCP; encoded by the coding sequence ATGAGCGTGCTCACCCTCACGGTGGATGGGCTGGAGGTGGCGGTGCCCGATGGCGCCTCGCTGCTGGAGGCGGTGCGGGCGGCCGGCGCCGAGCTGCCCACCCTCTGTCACCTGGAGGGGCTCACCCCGGTGGGGGCCTGCCGGCTCTGCCTGGTGGAGCTGGAGGACGGCGGCCGCCTGCTGCCCGCCTGCACCACCGCCGCCGCCGAGGGCATGGCGGTGCGCACCGACACGGCCCAGCTGCGCGGCTACCGGCGCATGGCCGTGGAGCTGTTCTTCGCTGAGGGCAACCACGTGTGCGCCTTCTGTGTGGCCAGCGGCAGCTGCGAGCTCCAGGCCCTGGCGGTGGCCGTGGGCATGGACCACTCCCGCTTCCCCTACCAGTACCCGCCACGGCGGGTGGATGCCTCCCACCCCCGCTTCGTGATCGACCACCACCGCTGCATCCTCTGCACCCGCTGCGTGCGGGTCTGCGACGAGGTGGAGGGGGCCCATGTGTGGGATGTGGCCCAGCGCGGCGCCCAGTGCTCGATCATCGCCGGCTTCGATCAACCCTGGGGAGAGGTGGAGGCCTGCACCTCCTGCGGCAAGTGCGTGGACGTGTGTCCCACCGGCGCCATCTTCCACAAGGACGACACCACCACCGAGAAGCAGGTGCACCCGCCCCGGCCCCAGCTGCTGCGCCGCGCCCGGGAGCAGCAGCTGGGCAGGCACCCGTGCCCGTGA